The Mycolicibacterium cosmeticum sequence CCACTGCGTGGCGGCCCAGCCGGCGACGATGGTGGGCACCGCCATGGCGGTGTAGGCGAGCAGATAGAACGCCGACATCGTCTCGCCGCGGCGGTCGGCGGGCACCACGTCGGACAGGTGGCGCAGGGAGCCGCCGAACCCGAGTCCGAAGGTGGCGCCCAGCAATGCGGCGGCGGCGAACACCAGCCATTGGTTGTGGGTGGCCAGCACCGGGATGGTGACCAGCAGGGCCACCGCCATCCCGATATCCCCGTAGATGGCGGCCCGGTGGGCGGGCACCCGGGTGGACCACAGCTGGGCCAGCGCGGCCGCGAACGCCGTGGTGCCCACCACGATGCCGCCGAACACCAGGTTGTGCACGTGGGTCTGCTGGGCGGCCAGCGACGGGTAGAGCGAGAGCAGCACGCCGAGCACCGACCAGGAGGCGGCCGCACCCAGGGCGGCGAACCAGAAGTCGCCGCGGATGTGTGCGGGCACGGCGGGCCGGGCGATCCGGATGGGGCCGCGGGTGCGGGCTTGGTGCGGTTCGCGCAGGGCGACCACGCCGATGCCGACCACGGCGACGATGGCCGCCACCACCGCGTACGGCGTGCGCATGGGGTGCGGGGCGTACTGGGCCAGGATGGCCGAGCCCACGATGGCGACCGTCATGCCGATGTTGAACGCGACGCCGGACAGCTGACCGGAGCGCACCCGGTGGTGCGGCCGCAGATCCAGCAGTGCCGCGGCACCGGCGACCACGATGGACCCGACGGCCGCGCCGTGGATGACGCGGGCGAGCAGCAGCATGCCCATGCTGTCGGCGATCAGGAACACCCCGAGGCCGACGATCATGGCGACCAGCGCGCCGAGCAGCACCGGTTTGCGGCCGATCGCGTCGGAGATCCGGCCCGACACCAGCACGGCGCCGAGGGCGGCAAGCGCGTAGACGGCGAAGATGATCGTGGTGGCCAGCGGGGTGAGGTGCCAGACCTTCTCGTACATCCCGTACAGCGGCGCGGGGACGCCGGAGACACCCAGGGCGACGCCGCTCAGCACCAACAGCAGGGTGTAGGCACCCCGCTGAACCTCGACGGGGGCGGCCACGTCAGCCGTCACGTTGTCTCCTCACCCGGGTGTGGTTTCGACACAAGTTCTCCTGGCAACGCCCGCCGCGGCCGCGATCATCTCAACACGGCGGGTGACACGGGTCTCACCGGCTGCGATACTGCGACGATGCGTGCAGCCCTCGCAGTCGTCGTCGCCGGCCTGGCCGTTCTGCTGGCCGGTTGCGGCGCCACCATCAAGCCCGAGGGCGCCGCCGAGCAGGTGGTCAAGGTGGTGTCCAAGACCGGGTTCAAGCCGACCGACGTGAGCTGCCCGTCCGGTGTCAAAGCGGAGGTCGGGACCGAGTTCGACTGCCATTTCACCGGGCCCGACGGCTACTACACGGCCCATCTGAAGATCACCAAGGTCAACGGCGACGACGTCGAGTTCTACATCCAGTCCAAGCGCAACTAGATCAGCTCGATCGCCTCGGCGATGGACGGCAGCACCCGGCCCGGCCGGAACGGATAGCTGGTGATGTCGGCCTCGGTGGTGGAGCCGGTGAGCACCAGGATGGTGTCCAGGCCGGCTTCGATACCGGCGACCACATCGGTGTCCATCCGGTCGCCGACCATGACCGTCGTCTCGGAGTGCGCCG is a genomic window containing:
- a CDS encoding DUF4333 domain-containing protein; translated protein: MRAALAVVVAGLAVLLAGCGATIKPEGAAEQVVKVVSKTGFKPTDVSCPSGVKAEVGTEFDCHFTGPDGYYTAHLKITKVNGDDVEFYIQSKRN
- a CDS encoding MFS transporter, coding for MTADVAAPVEVQRGAYTLLLVLSGVALGVSGVPAPLYGMYEKVWHLTPLATTIIFAVYALAALGAVLVSGRISDAIGRKPVLLGALVAMIVGLGVFLIADSMGMLLLARVIHGAAVGSIVVAGAAALLDLRPHHRVRSGQLSGVAFNIGMTVAIVGSAILAQYAPHPMRTPYAVVAAIVAVVGIGVVALREPHQARTRGPIRIARPAVPAHIRGDFWFAALGAAASWSVLGVLLSLYPSLAAQQTHVHNLVFGGIVVGTTAFAAALAQLWSTRVPAHRAAIYGDIGMAVALLVTIPVLATHNQWLVFAAAALLGATFGLGFGGSLRHLSDVVPADRRGETMSAFYLLAYTAMAVPTIVAGWAATQWELHAVFPWFAGAVALACLGAAGVGAWSTRRAAQA